One region of Rhodophyticola sp. CCM32 genomic DNA includes:
- the rpsT gene encoding 30S ribosomal protein S20 has protein sequence MANSPQSKKRARQNERRFAINKARRSRIRTSLRKVEEAIASGDQAAAQAALREAQPELMRGVTKGVLHKNTVARKMSRLSSRVKALGA, from the coding sequence ATGGCCAACTCGCCACAATCCAAGAAACGCGCCCGCCAGAACGAGCGCCGCTTTGCCATCAACAAAGCCCGCCGTTCGCGCATCCGCACCTCTCTGCGCAAAGTCGAAGAAGCAATCGCGTCCGGCGATCAGGCTGCGGCGCAGGCTGCCCTGCGCGAAGCACAGCCTGAACTGATGCGCGGCGTGACCAAGGGGGTGTTGCACAAGAACACCGTCGCCCGAAAAATGTCGCGGCTTTCCTCCCGTGTGAAGGCTCTTGGCGCCTGA